The genomic segment TCTTCACGTTATTTGCTCCCTGCCAGTTTGGTATTGCTCACTATCAGCATTGATTTTAAAGGCATTCGCCGTTTGGGAAGCAAAGCCGTTATTATGTTTTTTGCTGGAACCGTGGGAATTGTCATTGGAGGTCCATTGGCTCTATTGATTGTGAGTGCTATAGCCCCCGATGTAGTAGGCGGGGCTGGTCCTGATGCTGTATGGCGAGGCTTGACTACAGTGGCGGGTAGTTGGATTGGAGGAGGAGCCAACCAAACAGCTATGAAAGAAGTGTTTGGTGTAGGTGATAAGCTATTTTCGGCAATGATTACGGTAGACGTGATCACAGCAAACATTTGGATGGCTTTTTTACTGTACGGAGCGGGTATTTCTACCAAAGTAGACAGTTGGTTCAAAGCTGATAGTTCGGCTATTAAAGAAGTACAAGAAAAGGTTGAAAACTATCAGGCGAGCATTGCCAAAATTCCTACATTTACTGATCTTACTACTATCATGGCTATAGCTTTTGGTTGTGTAGCCTTTGCCCACTTTGGTGCTGATAACATTGCTCCTTTTGTCAAGACCAATGCCCCACACCTTGCCAAGTTTAGCCTTACCTCAAGTTTTTTCTGGTTAATTGTCATAGCTACTACCTTAGGTTTGATACTCTCATTTACCAAAGCCCGAAATTACGAAGGAGCAGGCGCTTCAAGAATGGGAAGCTTTCTATTGTATGTATTGATTGCCTCCATTGGAATGAAGATGGATATTACCGCTATTTTTAATAATTTAGGCTTATTTTTGATAGGTATTATTTGGATGTTGGTGCATATCATCATATTAATAACCGTAGGCAAGCTTATCAAAGCTCCCTTCTTCTTTGTGGCAGTGGGTAGTCAAGCAAACGTAGGTGGTGCGGCTTCAGCTCCGGTAGTAGCGTCGGCTTTTCATCCATCATTGGCACCCGTAGGAGTACTACTAGCCGTGTTGGGTTATGCTGTAGGCACTTATGGCGCTTGGTTTTGTGGCATTATTATGCAAAGTATTGCTGAATAGTAATAGTCCATAGCTTCTACAGCCTCAAGCTTTTAGCGACGAGCTTCAAGTTTGACGCTGCTCTACAAGCAACTTACCGATTTTATAGGACGTTGATTTTTAGCGGCTTATAAAATCGGTAGATGGAAGTGTTCAGCCGATGGTCGATAGCCGTGGTTTTTACTGTTTGGCTAGTGCATTAGGGATTAAATAAGTTGCCTATTAATTTGGATGAATTAACTACGTTGAGCTCGCGAAAAGCTCGGTTTTGTTTTCTGACGAGTCGTGAAAATGGCGGATGGTTCGCTTTCTGAATTCCGATGCATATCGGAACCTTAGCTATCTAACTTTTTTACGAGGAAGTCAGGGGGCAAAAGCTCACAGTCCCGAACTTGATTCGGGGACGCCAAATAATATGTGAGTAACTTAGTACCTAATGCACTAGTACCTTAACCATTACAATAGTCCATAGTATTTAGTCGGTAGTCCATAGCTGATTCGAGTAAATGTTTACCTTGTTAAATACTGTAAACCGAACTTGTGAGCTCAATGAAGTTAATCAGTATTTTATATTAAGATTGCTTACTCACTTTATTTTTAAAAGGGTTTTAGTTTTAGCCTACACCAACCAGTTAAATAGTTTGTAAATTCATCAATGACTGATTACCAGCAAACAACTTTCACCAAAAGTACTGCGGAGTATTGCCATTAAGTAAATGCCCCCTATTAGCTAAAGCAGAGCTCGGCACAGTAGAACTGTAGCCTCGGTTATTTGGGATGAGTTTT from the Microscilla marina ATCC 23134 genome contains:
- a CDS encoding DUF819 family protein, giving the protein MNNIFLSILTNTTKPLFTNDAVVLGILLMTLAFVFHTSQSPRFKGFYKYVPALLLCYFIPSVFNSLGIISGEESKLYFVSSRYLLPASLVLLTISIDFKGIRRLGSKAVIMFFAGTVGIVIGGPLALLIVSAIAPDVVGGAGPDAVWRGLTTVAGSWIGGGANQTAMKEVFGVGDKLFSAMITVDVITANIWMAFLLYGAGISTKVDSWFKADSSAIKEVQEKVENYQASIAKIPTFTDLTTIMAIAFGCVAFAHFGADNIAPFVKTNAPHLAKFSLTSSFFWLIVIATTLGLILSFTKARNYEGAGASRMGSFLLYVLIASIGMKMDITAIFNNLGLFLIGIIWMLVHIIILITVGKLIKAPFFFVAVGSQANVGGAASAPVVASAFHPSLAPVGVLLAVLGYAVGTYGAWFCGIIMQSIAE